Below is a genomic region from Candidatus Schekmanbacteria bacterium.
GGAAAGCGAAGCAAAAAACTCTCCTACCATTTGGCAGGGCGATTCTCCTCCCAGAATAATAAATCTCCCCATTGGAAGCGCTTCAGAAGAATGGGCTCAAAAACTTACAGAACAACTAAAAACAGGCAATTTCACAGCAGAGGAAATTAGAAATACATTCATAATGGCTTATAAGTCAATTCCAATAGATTCTGCAGATGTCTATAAAAAAATGTTCGAGCTTTTGATTAATCCTGACAATAGACCTGCGATAATTCACTGCCGTTCAGGGAAAGATAGGACTGGAATTGCTTCAGCATTGATTTTTTCAGCTCTTGGTGTGCCTCGTGATACCATTATTGAAGATTTTATGCTAACCAACAAGGCTTCATCTGTAGATGAAATCTTGCCTTTCATTGCTGAACAATTCAGCAAACAAGCAGGTCGGAAAGTATCCCCAGAAGATATTAGGCCTCTCATAGGTGTTGAGGAAGGATATATTCAAGCTATGTTTGAAGGAATAGAAGAAAACTATGGCACAATGGACAATTATCTTGAAAAAGCTCTTGGCCTCACACCGGAAAAGAGAAAACGATTGAAGGAAGAATTACTTGAAAAGGAAGAATAATCTTCCAAAACTCCTATCGACCTATTTGAATAAAATTTGCCCAAAAATAGGGATGAGAAAGAGATATTGAGTGAGGGCTTTTTTCATCTCGAATAATTGTTTTTTTGATATCTCTTTTTGAAAGCCGTAAGACTTCGCCACGGGAATAATTGAAATCATTTGAGATGAGATTCTTGTAAAAATCCTTCAAAAAAGATTTTTTAACATCTACATTTGTATTCCATAATGGATA
It encodes:
- a CDS encoding tyrosine-protein phosphatase, translating into MVNIRKFAFLKKKGLIVPIIFLFFLSCASQEVKKVDVNNVSENKKPKRIIMLDGARNFRDIGGYETKDGQTVKWREIFRSDALSNLSTYDFKKINEFGIKLVIDFRTESEAKNSPTIWQGDSPPRIINLPIGSASEEWAQKLTEQLKTGNFTAEEIRNTFIMAYKSIPIDSADVYKKMFELLINPDNRPAIIHCRSGKDRTGIASALIFSALGVPRDTIIEDFMLTNKASSVDEILPFIAEQFSKQAGRKVSPEDIRPLIGVEEGYIQAMFEGIEENYGTMDNYLEKALGLTPEKRKRLKEELLEKEE